tttactcaatttcaaATTGAAATATGCTAGAGAATTCCTTTTAAAAATCATACTATCAAATTAGCTAAATGAATTTGTTTATCTAATAAAAATTGAGCCCAATACTTATTCTCGAAtttaaatttgatgttattcacTTGCACTTTGAGTTTAAGTGAAAATGATATATTTAATGCTAATTGAAAATAAGAAGTTtgagttcaaaattttccttccGGACCAAATGGAGTAGCTTGTATGAATGTAATCTTatgattaattttttatttaaaaagtcTAAATGTAGTTCatcaactttattttatttctcttttatttccaGTTATAATGGCAATACATTAGGTCCAATAAGGAAATAtacataaaaaatgaaaatattgaattgaatatgaaacaCATTTGGagcagaaaaaagaaaaaaaaaaaaaggaaaaaatggcAATCTTGGGAATTAGGTGCAAAACCCCTCAATGAAATGGCACATTTTTTTTTAGATTAGGGGTTTTTTCTCTTCATCTTGTTCATCTACTACACTGTCCAGTTCTTTAGAAAAGGCTTTTGATTTCTTGACATTTACATTTGATACTTGAACCCTAGGTGATGGTTTAGTATCTGGCAACATCCTCAGTATGATTCCAATGGATATCAACAACAATCCTAACCCGTGGCGTTCGGTTAATGGTTTTGTAAATATAATGTATGATAGCAACAAAGTTACAGCTTTTCTAGCCGTTGTTATCATGGCAGTTGTAGCTGCACCGAAAATAGCAATCAAGGATAAAACAGACACTTGACCGATAAATGTAGCCATGGCTTCAAACACTAGAACACCGTAAACGTAGGGATGTTGAGAACAAGAACTCCATGCCTTAAAGAGCTCTCCTGTTAGAACCATTGGCACAAGTAAGAAAGGAATCCCAACTATTGTTGAGCAAAACAACATCTCCATTTGTGTTGTTTCTGGATTCAAGGTGAAAATTGCTTCTTGAAAATTACCCAGAAACGCATCCATGATTAAAGCACCGGAAATCATTATCACACCAATTATACTAAAATTTGGAGATGTTTGGGAATCTGCTAAGGTAAAAAGGATGAGACCAACCACAAGAAGCAAAGCAGAGATGTATTCATGAAGTGAGTATTTCCTTCTCAGGCCAGGAACAAAGGCACCCATAATCATAACTGGCAGTACCTTAGTGGATTTAAACATAATTTGGGCAGGATAGTTAAGGTAAGCCAATGAACCTTTGGTTAATCCATGAGAACCCATGAGAACGCTTGATAGTTTGACATATGAATTCCATGGATTCACCATTTGCTTCATAGTAAACCCTTGAAGTCGTATCAATATCAGGTAGACAAAGCCTTGTACAAAAGTAAAATACCATCCATAGCTGAACTGAAGCCTATTATAAACATATTCCTCACAAACGCCATTAATAAGATAACCAAAGAAGAACCCAAATGAACAAATAAGAAATTGTTGCCATTTTGGCCTATGAAGGGAAATCCCAAACAAAAATCTTGTCTGATCTCCGTTTTTCATCTCCTTCTTGATTGTTTaatttacaaaataccaaaaacCTGAAACTCTTACAAAAAAATCAAACCCCTAACCAAAGAATAAAAGTTAAGCATagaaaacaaatgaaaaaaaGGTCTTCTAATAAAACATtgtattttctaaattttgctaCCCTGAACAGAAAACTTGAAAATAAGGGGTGGATTTTAGTTATTAAAAAATAACAAGAAGAAGGAAAGTTATAGAAAATTTGTCTAGTCTTTCCCCTCACTAAAAATAAAGAAGTTGTATGAAATTTAGGGGGTGAAAGAGAGAGATTTATGGAGATTTTTAGGTGTTTGTGTTTTTTTCTCTCTTTGGGAAAACGGTGGCAACTGACAAATAGAACTCACGACTTACAAAAGGTAAGAAATAAAATATACGagatttgagaaaaataaaaggaaaaatatcGTTCAAGATGAAGCTTCTTTCCCAACTTATTAAGGTAAATAAGATTCATTGGTTACAAGTAAACTAAACGACTAATCATAAGATTACGTTATAGCTTCAAGCTGATTACAACCCCCAAAAATAAGTTAAAATGGTTGGCATTGCTAATTTCCTGTATAAACTAATTTATTCATTTATGATTGTATTTTTCTTCAAGGTTTTTTATTGTCATAGTTATCTTGATGAACATATCTATATGGTTGATGCACGCCCATTGTTTTAAACTTcaagtgttatatatatatatatataagaaatttcCTCTAATAATTCTAAGGCATTGTTGATTTGTTGTGGGAGTAAAGAAACTCCAATAATGTTAAACATTGCAGGTTCTGTTGGAAGCGTGATGTATAATTAATAGTATAAACGTTTCTTTTCTCTCTATACTAGCTGCGGTTAGTTTTCTATCTCTCACACTTTTTTGTTCTCTTTCAACACACGTTCCATAATTCTTTTCATAACACTCTACTTACATATTTATAAGTTTAGTAAATTGACTTAACCCATTTAATTTGTTGTCAATCTTATCCATTAATTATGGATAATGCTTAAACTCATCCCACGTTCATACTTAGTCAACCTTGAAACAAATATCGAGTTTCCACCTTGCTTGTTTTATCAAGTTGCAGGTAAATTTCTTGACAGCTTGCTATCCACCTTTCGGGCAAATTTCTTTGCCGCCTCATCTACATACTTAGTACTTAAGTAATCATTAGTAAGCTGCCGCTAAGCTAAATTCCAGAGCGACTTTTAGCTTCAAGCTTTGCGAACTTTGAGAAGTCGATCGGTTTTATTTCTAATAGGTTCAAACTACGTACAGATGAACTAGTGGAAAGTCAAGACTTCTCTTTAGTGAATGTTGATTCTGTCCTTTACAATTCCCTCTCTAGATAAAACAAGCAATAATAGGTTGGGGTTTCACCGCAATTCCCTCCGACAAATTCAATGGCGACTGCCACAGTTGCCACCAACGTGACCTTGAAGCTTCTGATTGATACAATAGGGAAAAGGGTCCTATATACCGGAGCTGGCAATTTTGTTGATTTTCTCTTCGATATATTGCTATTGCTTGTTGGTACTATTATAGGGTTGCTTACAAAATAAGGTATGGTTCAGGGGAGAAGCCAGAAAAATTTTATAGGGAGGggtgaatgaaattttaattttttataatttatatctttataatttgtaagggattaaatcaaaattttataattttaaaaggtcaatgtataattttacttttattaatttaaaatttttaaaaaattttaacgacttaaaatacaattttacattttaaggcGGGGGCCTGCCAAATTTCCCCTGCTCGCCCCCTAGTATGGTTGGACGCTTTAGAAACCTTTATGAGAACGTTGAGAATTTAAAAGATACATACATTCTGCTGAAAACAAACAAGGAACTTTGTTGAAACCTAAATATTCTCCAAGCTTTGCAGTCCAGTTCCTCCTTGTTGCCAAACACGAAATCATCAGCAACACTAGGGTTTTACCTATATGTATTTAGATGTACCAATATATGCTAAGAAAGAAGCACTTTTGAATGCCAAAATGTTTTATGTTATAATGCTTTAATTGGTTAAGTACACAAATTCCATTTCAATTTACTAAGCATTCTTAATGCTTACTTAAgttgtttttcttctttgtagATTGTCATCTTGCAGAACCTACCGAGTTGGATTAGCAGAGGAGCACACACTAACAAAAGAGGTTAGATCTATGTCATTTTTCAGTATAGATATTGTGGTATGTATATAAAGGCACCTTGATGTGCAAGTGGACATTTTGAGTCGTGAGTCATATGATAAATATGAAAATGTTGATCTTGAATGTGAAGTTTAGCTTATAATTTAGTTGATGCTTGAATTGGTAAAAAGTTAATGCTAGGAAAAAGAATGATCAAGAATATAATTAAGTTATATAATATATTCAAAGAATTTTAAGTCATTGATGGTTTGTTGTGGGAATAAATGAACTCCATTAATGTTACATGGCAGGTTCAAACTTCAAACTACGAACAGATGAACTACTGGAAAGTCAAGAGTTCTCTTTAGTGAATGTTCATTCTGTCCTTTACCATTCTCTCTCTATATAAAGCAAGCAGTAATAGGATGGTTTTTCACTGCAATTCCATCTGTTTCATATCCACAAATTCAATGGCGACCGCCTCCACTGACACCACTGTGAGCTTGAAGCTTCTGATAGATATAAAAGGGAAAAGGGTTCTATATGCCGAAGCTGGCAAAGATTTTGTTGATTTTCTCTTCAACGTACAGTTATTGCCTGTTGGTACTGTTGAAAGGCTGCTTGCAAAAGAAGGCATGGTTGGATGTCTTGCAAACCTTTACAAGAGCGTTGAGAATTTGGGCGACACATACCTTCAGCCGACGACCAACAAGGATACATTGTTGAAACCTAAATATTCTTCAAGCTTGGCAGCCGACGTTCCTCTTTTGTTGCCAAATACTGAATCATCAACAACACTAGAGTTTTACCGATGTTCGTGTGGTCGTAATAGCGACTGTCGTTTGTATTATGCAAATGATCCAACATCTAAGTGCCCTTGTTGCTCTAGTGTCATGTACTCACCTGCAACACTTGTGAACCCCCCAAATAAGGTTTCAACTTCATCAGCTGTTGCTAATGAGGGTGCCTACGTGAAAGGGGTCGTTACGTATACTATCATGGATGATCTGACAGTGACAGCGATGTCATCTATTTGAAGCATAGCTATGCTCAAAAAGTTCAAGGTTCAACAAGTTGATGCTTTGGAAGAGAAAGTGGTTGATGTAGGCATTAAGGAGGTGAGCTTCGTTTTATCATTTCATTAACAAGTTGCT
The Gossypium arboreum isolate Shixiya-1 chromosome 10, ASM2569848v2, whole genome shotgun sequence genome window above contains:
- the LOC108488180 gene encoding UDP-galactose/UDP-glucose transporter 4-like, which codes for MKNGDQTRFLFGISLHRPKWQQFLICSFGFFFGYLINGVCEEYVYNRLQFSYGWYFTFVQGFVYLILIRLQGFTMKQMVNPWNSYVKLSSVLMGSHGLTKGSLAYLNYPAQIMFKSTKVLPVMIMGAFVPGLRRKYSLHEYISALLLVVGLILFTLADSQTSPNFSIIGVIMISGALIMDAFLGNFQEAIFTLNPETTQMEMLFCSTIVGIPFLLVPMVLTGELFKAWSSCSQHPYVYGVLVFEAMATFIGQVSVLSLIAIFGAATTAMITTARKAVTLLLSYIIFTKPLTERHGLGLLLISIGIILRMLPDTKPSPRVQVSNVNVKKSKAFSKELDSVVDEQDEEKKPLI